Within Manduca sexta isolate Smith_Timp_Sample1 unplaced genomic scaffold, JHU_Msex_v1.0 HiC_scaffold_2214, whole genome shotgun sequence, the genomic segment TGGAGTTTTCTCGCTCGGGAGTAGCCGGGATAGCAGCGCGGCACTGTTACGCCGTTGAGTTGCTTCAAATGGGTGAGCCAGTTCACCCAGGCGGCGGACAGTTCGTCGTCGATCGGGTCGTCCCAATCGGTGCCGCGTCGCCACACCTCCTGTAATAGCTGTTTAGCCCGCACAGTTATCGGCGACACCAACCCTAGAGGATCAAACAAcgacattactattttcaatgcttCTCTCTTCGTGGGTGCTTCTCGCCTCAGTAGGTTCGACGGTATGCGGGCCAAGTCTAGGTTGAACGCCAACCTGTCTTCTTGCGGCCTCCAAATAAGGCCTAGGACTCGTTCAGTCCTTTCTATTTCCACCGCTTCGGTTGCATTGGGCGATTCGCCGAGCGCCTTCAACACCGCGGGCGAGTTACTCGTCCACTTCCTTAATTCAAAGTGAGCTTCTCTGTGTATGTTGCGCACCTGAGTAGCGATTGTTATCGCCCTGTGTTCATCTTCATAGCTGTCGAGGTAGTCGTCCATGTAGTGTTTCTTCTTGATCGCCTCGACAGCCTCAGGATGCGTGTGTCGGTGTCTCTCCGCGTTGCGATTCATGACGTATATCGCCGTCGCAGGAGAGCACGATGCGCCAAAGATTAATACCTTCATTCGGTACACCTCTGGCGGCCGGCTATCTCGGCGGTTTCCCCGCCAGAGGTAGCGCAGTGCGTCGCGATCTTCCTCGCGTAGTCCCACCTGCATGAACATCTCCGTGATGTCCGCTGTTACAGCGACGGGATGTTCCCGGAATCTTAATAACACTGCGGGAAGAGGCTGTAACAAATCCGGCCCTGTTAATAGATTCTCATTCAAAGTCGTACCTTTTGTTTTGGCTGCTGCGTCGTGTACAACTCGCAATTTGTCGGGCTTTAGAGCGTTTACGACTGCGAAATGCGGCAAGTACCACGTCCTTGTGGTGTGGGACGCGCGTGGCGCTATTTCCGCGTAGCCTTTCTTGACTAGGGCCTCCATGTGCTCTTCATACCTTTCTTTAAGGTCGGGAT encodes:
- the LOC119191999 gene encoding uncharacterized protein LOC119191999 translates to MEALVKKGYAEIAPRASHTTRTWYLPHFAVVNALKPDKLRVVHDAAAKTKGTTLNENLLTGPDLLQPLPAVLLRFREHPVAVTADITEMFMQVGLREEDRDALRYLWRGNRRDSRPPEVYRMKVLIFGASCSPATAIYVMNRNAERHRHTHPEAVEAIKKKHYMDDYLDSYEDEHRAITIATQVRNIHREAHFELRKWTSNSPAVLKALGESPNATEAVEIERTERVLGLIWRPQEDRLAFNLDLARIPSNLLRREAPTKREALKIVMSLFDPLGLVSPITVRAKQLLQEVWRRGTDWDDPIDDELSAAWVNWLTHLKQLNGVTVPRCYPGYSRARKLQLHVFTDASESAYATALYWRAEDDDGRVTVTLLAAKAKVAPLKLTSIPRLELQAAVLGARMAASVTQEHSRQPESTTYWTDSKTTLCWIRTGARSYKPYVAHRIAAIEEHTQANQWRWVPTRYNVADDATRDVPDNFTREHRWFNGPEFLRDPPELWPAEETQLSTDTGEERVNTITERREKQYKEVLPDVNRFSNWNRYVRAAARVLQAVQHFKRRVNTVHYKRTKAAASENPD